Below is a genomic region from Candidatus Delongbacteria bacterium.
TGAGTGAAAACCCTATAAAATCATTATTTACAATTTCATCATCGGATTTATAGGTATCATAGTTTCCCCAGCTGTATCCAGCTCCGATACCAAAATAAGGATTTAAAAAGTGATTATTACTATTGAATAAAAGAGAGATATCCAATTTTTTTTCTCTGGCATCAACACTACTGTATCTGTTTGAATCCCAACTATTATGACAGAAACCTATACGATATTCTGAAGGCTCATAGAGTTTTGAATTAAAGTCTTGATATGTTAAATAATATTTTGGAGTAGGCCTGTTTGAATCCGTAAGACCTGCAATTCCTACATATTCATGTCCAAATCTATATTTGTTCAAATGAAAATCAACATTTTTCGCTTTCGATTTATTATAATCTGAACCTTTTATATAACCATAGATAGCTCCTCCGGTAAATCCTAAGGTAGCTCCAACGATACTATTGATAGCGATTTGAATCCCTTTATCATCACCGTCATCAACTAATAGCTGTGTTGCGATAAAACTTGTCACGACAGTTATCTCCGTCCACTTTATGCTTGATTTGATAGCTTGAGAAAGACGATAATCTTTAAAATAATCAACATTTTCGTAGGCAGGAGAACTCGATTGTGAATTTAATTTCTCATGATTATTTAATAACTCCTCAGAAGAAAGAGTAGAAAATTTCAGTACAAAGATAATCAAAAAAAACAGTCTAAACTTCATAAAAACCTCAAATTGTTATTGTAATTTAACCTGAAAGTAAAGATTAAGTTCAAATTGACAGCAGTTCAATAATTCATAGAATGATTTAGTGATGTTTTATCTTTTCAAAATTCATTTTAACTCCATTTGATATAAATATCAACTTTTATCAATAACTATTATTAGTTGAAACTTATTGCTATAAATATTAAATTCAAGTTTAAAATCGCAAAGTTTAATTATTTTATTTGTTATTGATAAACCCATTCCATGTCCTTTGATATTTTTACAATTATCACCTCTGTAAAATGGAATAGTTATTTTTTTTAGATCTATATAATGATCAGGACTTTTACTATTTGAAAAATTGATTTTATAACTATTCTCATCTTCAATTGCATTAACTTCAAAACTTCCTTCAAAATCAGTATATTTCGCTGCATTTGTGATAATATTACTGATAGCAGTTTGAATAGATTTTGATGTTTTAATAGAAATCTCAAATTTATCTAAATTATCTTTGATTTTGATTCTGTTTAACTCAAAAAGATTTTTTTGTTTTCCAATCTCTTCTTTGATTATTGCACCAATATTGATAATAGTTTTTGTATTTGTAAAGTCTGACTCCATTCTGTAGAGTTTAAGGATACCATCTATTAGACCGTCCATACCATCAATATCTTTATCTATCATCTCAAAATAGGTTTCTAGGTTGTTTGTGTTGCCACTTTCAATCAAATCTTTAAGTATCTGTAAAGCCACTTTAATTCTAGTCAAAGGAGATCTAAGTTCGTGAGAGATATTTGCTGAAGTTTCTTTCTGTTCTGCAATTGTTTGACTTATACGATGTGCCATAATATTGAAAGCTTTAGCTAAATCATCAAATTCATCATGGCTT
It encodes:
- a CDS encoding HAMP domain-containing histidine kinase, whose product is MKFSRITLKIFLSFLFLILFTFMIFSTLMFYFRGKEFERIHSYYSEVSVTAFKELLESRFSPYSLEEIEGNHYYQEMMDQIKDKFHLETVITGYNDKILIQSYGLTVPEFVKIIIEKSNEPGNKLKNPFPIIVPYKTKNGSDIKIYLFSDIEKKDRGSLFEIFLILLFLFNIITLFYVSRKLTRPIRKFETAIKSFSDGDFSARVENKSHDEFDDLAKAFNIMAHRISQTIAEQKETSANISHELRSPLTRIKVALQILKDLIESGNTNNLETYFEMIDKDIDGMDGLIDGILKLYRMESDFTNTKTIINIGAIIKEEIGKQKNLFELNRIKIKDNLDKFEISIKTSKSIQTAISNIITNAAKYTDFEGSFEVNAIEDENSYKINFSNSKSPDHYIDLKKITIPFYRGDNCKNIKGHGMGLSITNKIIKLCDFKLEFNIYSNKFQLIIVIDKS